One window from the genome of Paracoccus zhejiangensis encodes:
- a CDS encoding sulfotransferase-like domain-containing protein, with protein sequence MWSGPRNLSTAMMRSFGARGDCACVDEPFYAAYLAATGLDHPMRAAVLASQPQDWRVAREALMGPVVQPIQYQKHMVQHMLPGMETDWLDGLVNVFLIREPERVVASFSAKRGLPDAGELGFRRQRELYEELVSRGKRPVVIDSADIRRAPEPALRALCAAIGIDFTPRMLGWTPGAKPEDGVWGAHWYDAVNGSTGFAGAEGPLPVLEGELAALAASLRADYEAVAARKLVI encoded by the coding sequence ATGTGGTCGGGGCCGCGCAACCTCTCGACCGCGATGATGCGCAGTTTTGGCGCGCGGGGCGATTGCGCCTGCGTGGACGAACCCTTCTATGCCGCCTATCTGGCGGCCACGGGGCTTGACCATCCGATGCGCGCGGCGGTGCTGGCCAGCCAGCCGCAGGACTGGCGGGTGGCGCGGGAGGCGCTGATGGGGCCGGTGGTGCAGCCGATCCAGTACCAGAAGCACATGGTCCAGCACATGCTGCCCGGGATGGAGACCGACTGGCTGGACGGGCTGGTGAATGTCTTCCTGATCCGCGAGCCCGAGCGGGTGGTGGCGAGCTTTTCGGCCAAGCGTGGTCTGCCAGATGCGGGGGAACTGGGCTTTCGGCGCCAGCGTGAGCTTTACGAGGAGTTGGTCTCACGCGGGAAACGTCCGGTGGTGATCGACAGCGCCGATATCCGCCGCGCGCCGGAACCGGCGCTCAGGGCGCTTTGCGCCGCCATCGGGATTGATTTCACCCCGCGGATGCTGGGTTGGACGCCGGGCGCCAAGCCCGAGGACGGGGTCTGGGGCGCCCATTGGTATGATGCGGTGAACGGCTCGACCGGCTTTGCCGGGGCCGAGGGGCCGCTGCCGGTGCTGGAGGGCGAGTTGGCGGCGCTGGCTGCGAGCCTGCGGGCGGATTACGAGGCGGTGGCGGCGCGGAAGCTGGTCATCTGA
- the tolQ gene encoding protein TolQ: MEPLQAAQAIDFSLIALFLRASLTVKIVMIVLILASFWSWAIIIQKLIAYTAARTDANGFDRRFWSGEPLDDLYDRMSDRPKGAMERIFSAGMTEWRRSHRDDGGLIPGATQRIDRAMNVAIQREESRLMRGLSFLATTGSTAPFIGLFGTVWGIKTAFERIAVSQNTNLAVVAPGIAEALVATALGLLAAIPAVVFYNKLSGDADRVVGGWGAFADEFSTILSRQLDGE, translated from the coding sequence ATGGAACCCCTACAGGCCGCGCAGGCCATCGACTTTTCGCTGATCGCGCTTTTCCTGCGCGCCTCGCTGACGGTCAAGATCGTGATGATCGTGCTGATCCTGGCCTCGTTCTGGTCCTGGGCCATCATCATCCAGAAGCTGATCGCCTATACCGCCGCGCGGACCGATGCCAATGGCTTCGACCGCCGCTTCTGGTCGGGCGAGCCGCTGGACGATCTCTACGACCGGATGAGCGACCGCCCCAAGGGCGCGATGGAGCGGATCTTTTCCGCCGGCATGACCGAATGGCGGCGCAGCCATCGTGACGATGGCGGGCTGATCCCCGGCGCCACCCAGCGCATCGACCGGGCGATGAACGTCGCCATCCAGCGCGAGGAAAGCCGGCTGATGCGCGGCCTCTCGTTCCTCGCCACCACCGGCTCGACCGCGCCCTTCATCGGGCTTTTCGGCACCGTCTGGGGCATCAAGACCGCCTTCGAGCGCATTGCCGTCAGCCAGAACACCAACCTCGCCGTGGTCGCGCCGGGCATTGCCGAGGCGCTGGTCGCCACCGCGCTTGGCCTTCTGGCCGCGATCCCGGCCGTGGTCTTCTACAACAAGCTTTCGGGCGATGCCGACCGGGTCGTCGGCGGCTGGGGTGCCTTCGCCGACGAGTTCTCGACCATCTTGTCGCGGCAGTTGGACGGGGAGTAA
- a CDS encoding ExbD/TolR family protein → MADVVTRERRKGRGRRRNKPMAEINVTPFVDVMLVLLIIFMVAAPLLTVGVPLELPRTAATAVPSEPEEPLVISVTAEGPIVLMNEEIAETELVSKLQAVIGERQTDRIFLRADGAIPYARVVQVMGAMNVAGFTNIVLVTDAGGPRMDG, encoded by the coding sequence ATGGCCGACGTCGTCACGCGCGAGCGCAGGAAAGGCCGGGGCCGCCGGCGCAACAAGCCCATGGCCGAGATCAACGTCACGCCCTTCGTCGACGTGATGCTGGTGCTCTTGATCATCTTCATGGTTGCCGCGCCGCTGCTGACCGTGGGCGTGCCGCTGGAACTGCCGCGCACCGCCGCGACCGCCGTTCCCTCGGAACCCGAGGAGCCGCTGGTCATCTCGGTGACCGCCGAGGGTCCGATCGTGCTGATGAACGAGGAAATCGCCGAGACCGAACTGGTCAGCAAGCTGCAGGCGGTCATTGGCGAGCGCCAGACCGACCGCATCTTCCTGCGCGCCGACGGGGCGATCCCCTATGCCCGCGTGGTACAGGTCATGGGCGCGATGAACGTCGCCGGCTTCACCAATATCGTGCTGGTCACCGATGCTGGCGGCCCGCGCATGGATGGCTGA
- a CDS encoding protein TolA, translating to MAEPMDRSERIGRWVSGIGHVGILGWAAIGGALFGPQPSPPIQMTQVATMTEAEFQDFAAASRGAGPVQGQQQEVATLPQPAADDVQSGALEAAQSPEPEAEAQPLPEPETEDAPDLTDLAEAQPPVEVATALPQQALPSRSEEPAETAPQPVTPPAAETATPQPEAPETPALPDAAVTPPSLPEPPAPPRSELALDNSPRPRGRPDGLVENRNRRLAEEARQAQEAARRQAEAEEAAREEAAEAERQAAEAEAEARARAEADQARSREEAAAREAEEARRAEAERQAAAEAEAERLEQERLEQERAEADRLAAEEAERQRQEDERLAAEREQQEREAAEAAEAERDRIAAEEAERARQEAAEAEQAARDAEAAAEEARQRAEEASPDQDALTAALSEALGDPAADSDSGGGATDGAPLSLSEREGFRLAINECWRVGSLSREAQATSVTVAFSMSQNGMPEPGTMRLMGHSGGSPAAAQQAYEAAQRAVLNCAGTGYGLPVEKYNRWKDVIIDFSPNGVGVK from the coding sequence ATGGCTGAGCCGATGGACCGTTCGGAACGGATCGGCAGATGGGTCTCGGGCATAGGCCATGTCGGCATCCTGGGCTGGGCCGCGATTGGGGGGGCCTTGTTTGGGCCACAGCCCTCGCCGCCGATCCAGATGACCCAGGTCGCGACCATGACCGAGGCCGAGTTTCAGGACTTCGCCGCCGCTTCGCGCGGGGCTGGCCCGGTGCAGGGCCAGCAGCAGGAGGTGGCAACGCTGCCCCAGCCTGCCGCCGATGACGTGCAATCGGGCGCGCTGGAAGCCGCGCAATCGCCCGAGCCCGAGGCCGAGGCGCAGCCCCTGCCCGAACCCGAGACCGAGGACGCGCCCGACCTGACCGATCTCGCCGAGGCGCAGCCGCCGGTCGAGGTGGCAACGGCCCTGCCGCAGCAGGCACTGCCGAGCCGGAGCGAGGAGCCGGCGGAAACCGCGCCGCAGCCGGTGACCCCGCCGGCAGCCGAGACCGCCACGCCGCAGCCCGAGGCGCCGGAAACCCCGGCCCTGCCCGATGCGGCAGTGACCCCGCCAAGCCTGCCCGAACCGCCGGCACCGCCGCGCTCGGAGCTGGCGCTCGACAATTCACCGCGTCCGCGCGGCCGGCCCGATGGGTTGGTCGAGAACCGCAACCGCCGGCTGGCCGAAGAGGCGCGACAGGCGCAGGAAGCCGCGCGCCGTCAGGCCGAAGCCGAGGAGGCCGCGCGCGAAGAGGCCGCCGAGGCGGAGCGGCAAGCAGCAGAGGCCGAGGCCGAAGCCCGTGCCCGTGCCGAGGCGGATCAGGCCCGCTCCCGCGAGGAAGCGGCCGCACGCGAGGCCGAGGAGGCCCGACGCGCCGAAGCGGAACGGCAGGCAGCCGCAGAGGCCGAAGCCGAGCGGCTGGAGCAGGAACGGCTGGAGCAGGAGCGGGCAGAGGCGGATCGCCTCGCCGCCGAGGAAGCTGAGCGCCAGCGGCAGGAGGATGAACGCCTCGCCGCCGAACGCGAGCAGCAGGAGCGCGAAGCCGCAGAAGCCGCTGAGGCCGAGCGTGACCGCATCGCCGCCGAAGAGGCCGAGCGCGCGCGTCAGGAGGCAGCAGAGGCCGAACAGGCCGCCCGCGACGCCGAAGCCGCCGCAGAAGAGGCCCGCCAGCGCGCCGAGGAAGCCAGCCCCGATCAGGACGCGCTGACCGCTGCCCTCTCCGAGGCGCTTGGCGACCCGGCAGCGGACAGCGACAGCGGCGGCGGCGCCACCGATGGCGCACCCCTGTCCTTGAGCGAGCGCGAGGGCTTCCGGCTGGCGATCAACGAATGCTGGCGCGTCGGCTCGCTGTCTCGCGAGGCGCAGGCGACCAGCGTGACCGTGGCCTTCTCGATGTCGCAGAACGGCATGCCCGAACCGGGCACGATGCGGCTGATGGGCCATTCCGGCGGCAGCCCGGCGGCGGCGCAGCAGGCCTATGAGGCAGCGCAGCGCGCGGTGCTGAACTGCGCCGGCACCGGCTACGGCCTGCCGGTCGAGAAATACAACCGCTGGAAGGACGTGATCATCGACTTCAGCCCCAATGGCGTGGGGGTGAAGTGA
- the tolB gene encoding Tol-Pal system beta propeller repeat protein TolB translates to MTMMRHLTLALAFGLTTALTAPAFAQDDGPLRIEITDGVVEPLPIAIAAFQGSDEVTGLVRNLIAADLTGTDLFREIPTSAHLSSRESFEEPIAYEDWRAVNAEALVTGEVTVTGDTVSVKFRLFDVVSGQPLGDGMQMQSAKADWRRAAHKVADQVYARLTGEKPYFDSRVAFVQESGPKDARMKRLGIMDYDGANIDWMTDDSALVLSPRMSPNGNSILFTSFESGFPQIKLMDVASVTSRPLTQSADSMAFSPRYSPDGRWIVFSLEKAGNSDIWQMDPASGAARPLIESPAIETSPSYSPNGSQIVFESDRSGTPQLYTIAADGSGEPTRISFGEGRYGTPVWSPLGDLIAFTRQIGEKFHIGVMRADGSNEKILTESFLDEGPTWAPNGRVVMFTRVTPGGNGEPRLHSVDITGRNMRPLDLSFAASDPAWGPLLP, encoded by the coding sequence GTGACCATGATGCGACACCTGACCCTGGCCCTTGCCTTCGGCCTGACCACCGCCCTCACCGCCCCCGCCTTCGCGCAGGATGACGGCCCGCTGCGCATCGAGATCACCGATGGCGTGGTCGAACCACTGCCCATCGCCATCGCCGCTTTCCAGGGCAGCGACGAGGTCACCGGGCTGGTCAGGAACCTGATCGCCGCCGACCTGACCGGCACCGACCTGTTCCGCGAGATTCCGACCAGCGCACATCTGTCGAGCCGCGAAAGCTTCGAGGAGCCGATCGCCTACGAGGACTGGCGGGCAGTCAATGCCGAGGCGCTGGTGACGGGCGAGGTGACGGTTACGGGCGACACGGTCAGCGTCAAGTTCCGGCTGTTCGACGTGGTTTCGGGCCAGCCGCTTGGCGACGGGATGCAGATGCAATCGGCCAAGGCCGACTGGCGCCGCGCCGCCCACAAGGTCGCCGACCAGGTCTATGCAAGGCTGACCGGCGAGAAGCCCTATTTCGACAGCCGCGTCGCCTTCGTGCAGGAATCCGGTCCCAAGGACGCGCGGATGAAGCGGCTGGGGATCATGGATTACGACGGCGCAAATATCGACTGGATGACCGACGATTCCGCGCTGGTCCTGTCGCCGCGCATGTCGCCCAATGGCAATTCCATCCTGTTCACCAGCTTCGAATCGGGCTTTCCGCAGATCAAGCTGATGGATGTGGCCAGCGTCACCTCGCGGCCGCTGACCCAGTCGGCCGACAGCATGGCCTTTTCGCCGCGCTATTCGCCTGATGGCCGCTGGATCGTCTTCTCGCTGGAGAAGGCCGGGAATTCCGACATCTGGCAGATGGACCCGGCCAGCGGCGCCGCGCGCCCGCTGATCGAATCGCCCGCGATCGAGACCTCGCCCAGCTACAGCCCCAATGGCAGCCAGATCGTCTTTGAGAGCGACCGCTCGGGCACGCCGCAGCTTTACACCATCGCCGCCGATGGCAGCGGCGAGCCCACGCGGATCAGCTTTGGCGAGGGCCGCTATGGCACGCCGGTCTGGTCGCCGCTGGGGGACCTGATCGCCTTCACCCGGCAGATCGGCGAGAAATTCCACATCGGGGTGATGCGGGCCGATGGCTCGAACGAGAAAATCCTGACGGAATCATTCCTTGACGAGGGCCCCACCTGGGCGCCCAATGGCCGGGTGGTGATGTTCACCCGCGTCACGCCCGGCGGCAATGGCGAGCCGCGGCTGCATTCGGTGGACATTACCGGTCGCAACATGCGACCGCTGGATCTGAGTTTTGCGGCCTCGGACCCGGCCTGGGGGCCGCTGCTGCCATGA
- a CDS encoding OmpA family protein — protein MKHHVTIALLAVAGLLSACAQPTPPQMISDPYANAGAGAIYQGDLQGGSLGGTASAEYFRSTVGDTVIFPADQTTLTAEARTILARQAAWLTENTGFTASVAGHADEKGTREYNLALGARRANSVQEYLISQGVEAGRVRTNTYGKERPLEVCSTELCFAKNRRAQTVVTQGAGA, from the coding sequence ATGAAACACCATGTGACGATTGCGCTTCTTGCCGTTGCGGGCCTGCTGTCGGCCTGCGCCCAGCCCACCCCGCCGCAGATGATCAGCGACCCCTATGCCAATGCCGGCGCGGGCGCGATCTACCAGGGCGACCTGCAGGGCGGCTCGCTTGGCGGCACCGCCAGCGCCGAGTATTTCCGCAGCACGGTCGGCGACACGGTGATCTTCCCGGCGGACCAGACCACGCTGACCGCCGAAGCGCGCACCATCCTGGCGCGTCAGGCCGCATGGCTGACCGAGAATACCGGCTTCACCGCCAGCGTTGCCGGCCATGCCGACGAGAAGGGCACGCGGGAATACAACCTCGCGCTTGGTGCACGGCGCGCCAATTCGGTGCAGGAATACCTGATCTCGCAAGGGGTCGAGGCCGGGCGCGTGCGCACCAATACCTATGGCAAGGAACGCCCGCTCGAGGTCTGCTCGACGGAGCTTTGCTTTGCCAAGAACCGCCGGGCGCAGACCGTGGTCACGCAAGGGGCCGGCGCATGA
- a CDS encoding tetratricopeptide repeat protein, translating to MIRSAAFALALTLGSAGLAAAQTADAPAMPALDAAPANSQADAATLADLRTQLGQLTDELQALRGELVASGAAGFQAAGGDSAIDRMNAMEAQLSRLTGQTEKLQHEIQRVVRDGTRRIGDIEFRLCEMDANCDLGALMTQPDLGSQGGGGGVSVGGQTAPATAEETGAATPTGAEQQDFDRAQEVLGQGDFLRAAELFAAVAQTHAGGPLTAEALFMRGSALDNAGDAKGAATAWLEAFAADPQGSRSAESLLGIARIISETDEPQTACLYLSEIPVRFAGTDAATEAERRMAALECGAGELPEGTDPEAAADLADEG from the coding sequence ATGATCCGCAGCGCGGCGTTTGCCCTGGCGCTGACCCTCGGGTCGGCCGGCCTGGCCGCCGCGCAAACGGCGGATGCCCCCGCCATGCCCGCACTGGACGCGGCACCGGCCAATTCGCAGGCCGATGCGGCGACGCTGGCTGATCTGCGCACGCAATTGGGTCAACTGACCGACGAGCTGCAGGCGCTGCGGGGCGAACTGGTCGCCTCGGGCGCTGCCGGGTTTCAGGCGGCGGGGGGCGACAGCGCCATCGACCGGATGAACGCGATGGAGGCGCAGCTGAGCCGGCTGACCGGCCAGACCGAGAAGCTGCAGCACGAGATCCAGCGCGTCGTGCGCGACGGCACCCGGCGGATCGGCGATATCGAGTTCCGCCTGTGCGAGATGGACGCGAATTGCGATCTGGGCGCGCTGATGACCCAGCCCGATCTGGGCAGCCAGGGCGGCGGCGGCGGCGTTTCGGTCGGCGGGCAGACAGCGCCCGCAACGGCGGAGGAAACCGGCGCGGCAACGCCCACCGGGGCCGAGCAGCAGGATTTCGACCGGGCCCAGGAGGTGCTCGGTCAGGGTGACTTTCTCCGCGCAGCAGAACTCTTCGCGGCCGTTGCCCAAACCCATGCCGGCGGACCGCTGACCGCCGAGGCGCTGTTCATGCGCGGCTCGGCGCTGGACAACGCGGGAGATGCCAAGGGCGCGGCGACTGCATGGCTCGAGGCCTTTGCCGCCGATCCGCAGGGCAGCCGTTCGGCCGAAAGCCTCTTGGGCATTGCCCGGATCATCAGCGAAACCGATGAGCCGCAGACCGCCTGCCTCTATCTCTCCGAGATCCCGGTGCGCTTTGCCGGCACGGATGCAGCGACCGAGGCCGAGCGGCGGATGGCGGCGCTGGAGTGCGGTGCGGGCGAGTTGCCGGAGGGCACCGACCCGGAAGCCGCTGCCGATCTGGCCGATGAAGGCTGA
- the tilS gene encoding tRNA lysidine(34) synthetase TilS: protein MKAESAGGDPVAFRVHAALDRLAGDLPGLGIALSGGGDSTALMHLAKDWARGRRLMAATVDHGLREGSAEEAQAAHRAALALEIPHATLLWRRDTEAGNLMANARDARLRLISGWAQRNNLTAVLLGHTLDDQAETLLMRMARGAGVDGLAGMAEWRDAFGIRWIRPMLGVGRAELRDWLAARQIGWIDDPSNENEGFDRVRMRKAMAATGLRPEPLALAAENIALAREALQFYTAEAAQDAGTANGTLVLPRGPFRRSPPEIHRRLIIAATRWITGADYSPRRATVSHALAGIAAGSRVTLDGALLAPSGDRLRIVREPAAALRAAPALPDGDDSDLVWDNRWRVGGLQPGQHVAALGFESLTLPQAAWRASGLTRDEAASSPAIWEGERLVAAPVLRQTPYTARPMRGLEQFRGLIFAH, encoded by the coding sequence ATGAAGGCTGAGAGCGCGGGCGGCGACCCTGTTGCCTTCCGGGTCCATGCCGCGCTGGACAGACTGGCGGGCGATCTGCCGGGCCTTGGCATTGCCTTGTCGGGCGGGGGCGATTCGACCGCGCTGATGCATCTGGCGAAAGACTGGGCGCGCGGACGGCGGCTGATGGCGGCCACCGTCGATCACGGGCTGCGCGAGGGCAGCGCCGAGGAGGCGCAGGCGGCGCACCGGGCGGCGCTGGCGCTGGAGATCCCCCATGCCACCCTGCTCTGGCGGCGCGATACCGAGGCCGGCAACCTGATGGCCAATGCCCGGGACGCGCGCCTGCGGCTGATCTCGGGCTGGGCGCAGCGCAACAACCTGACGGCGGTGCTGCTGGGCCATACGCTGGACGATCAGGCCGAGACGCTGCTGATGCGCATGGCGCGCGGCGCGGGCGTCGACGGTCTGGCCGGTATGGCCGAATGGCGCGACGCCTTCGGCATCCGCTGGATCAGGCCGATGCTGGGCGTGGGCCGGGCGGAACTGCGCGACTGGCTGGCCGCGCGCCAGATCGGCTGGATCGATGATCCGAGCAACGAGAACGAGGGCTTCGACCGGGTGCGGATGCGCAAGGCAATGGCGGCGACCGGTCTGCGTCCCGAGCCGCTGGCACTCGCCGCCGAGAACATCGCGCTGGCGCGCGAGGCGCTGCAATTCTACACCGCCGAGGCGGCGCAGGATGCCGGGACCGCCAATGGCACGCTGGTCCTGCCGCGCGGCCCCTTTCGTCGCAGCCCGCCCGAGATCCACCGCCGCCTGATCATCGCCGCAACCCGCTGGATCACCGGCGCGGATTATTCTCCCCGCCGCGCCACCGTCAGCCATGCGCTGGCGGGCATCGCCGCCGGCAGCCGGGTGACGCTGGATGGCGCGCTGCTGGCGCCCTCGGGCGACCGGCTGCGGATCGTCCGCGAACCCGCCGCCGCGCTGCGCGCCGCCCCCGCCTTGCCCGATGGCGATGACAGCGACCTGGTCTGGGACAACCGCTGGCGGGTCGGTGGGCTTCAGCCCGGCCAGCATGTCGCCGCGCTGGGGTTCGAGTCGCTGACCCTGCCGCAAGCCGCCTGGCGCGCCTCGGGCCTGACGCGCGACGAGGCGGCCAGCAGCCCGGCCATCTGGGAGGGCGAGCGGCTGGTTGCCGCCCCGGTTCTGCGTCAGACACCCTATACCGCCCGCCCGATGCGGGGGCTCGAGCAGTTTCGGGGGCTGATCTTTGCACATTAA
- the ftsH gene encoding ATP-dependent zinc metalloprotease FtsH, whose translation MGNARNLAVWVALFLMVLMLFNVFNDGGAPLNSRQITYSDFIQRAQSDQIQSVTIDGEDITIVGTDGQNYVTVRPMGEEITDKLIAEGVEVQVVKQQQSGFMSMLGVWLPFILLIGVWIFFMNRMQGGGRGGAMGFGKSKAKLLTEKHGRVTFDDVAGIDEAKEELEEIVEFLRNPQKFSRLGGKIPKGALLVGPPGTGKTLLARAIAGEAGVPFFTISGSDFVEMFVGVGASRVRDMFEQAKKSAPCIVFIDEIDAVGRARGVGIGGGNDEREQTLNQLLVEMDGFEANEGIIIIAATNRKDVLDPALLRPGRFDRQIHVPNPDIKGREKILGVHSRKVPVGPDVDLRIIARGTPGFSGADLMNLVNEAALAAARIGRRFVSMEDFENAKDKVMLGVERRSMVLTPEQKEKTAYHEAGHAIVGLSLPKCDPVYKATIIPRGGALGMVVSLPEMDRLNFHKDEAKQKLAMTMAGKAAEIIKYGEEGVSNGPAGDIQQASQLARAMVMRWGMSDKVGNIDYAEAHEGYNGSTGGFSISASTKELIEQEVHDLIEQGYQDARRILLEKDEEFERLAKGLLEYETLTGEEIGKVIRGEQLGGDDNTPGSSIPSVTSVPKAGEAKPAPGGDPAPA comes from the coding sequence TTGGGCAATGCACGCAATCTGGCCGTCTGGGTCGCCCTGTTCCTGATGGTGCTGATGCTGTTCAACGTCTTCAATGACGGTGGCGCACCGCTGAACAGCCGCCAGATCACCTATTCCGACTTCATCCAGCGCGCCCAGAGCGACCAGATCCAGTCCGTCACCATCGACGGCGAGGATATCACCATCGTCGGCACCGACGGGCAGAACTATGTCACCGTGCGCCCGATGGGCGAAGAGATTACCGACAAGCTGATCGCCGAGGGTGTCGAGGTTCAGGTCGTCAAGCAGCAGCAATCCGGCTTCATGTCGATGCTGGGCGTCTGGCTGCCCTTCATTCTGCTGATCGGCGTCTGGATCTTCTTCATGAACCGGATGCAGGGCGGTGGCCGTGGCGGCGCCATGGGCTTTGGCAAGTCCAAGGCCAAGCTCTTGACCGAAAAGCATGGCCGCGTGACCTTCGACGACGTGGCCGGTATCGACGAGGCCAAGGAGGAGTTGGAAGAGATCGTCGAATTCCTGCGCAACCCGCAGAAGTTCAGCCGTCTTGGCGGCAAGATCCCGAAAGGCGCGCTGCTGGTTGGTCCTCCGGGCACCGGTAAAACCCTGCTGGCCCGCGCGATCGCTGGCGAGGCCGGTGTCCCCTTCTTCACCATCTCGGGTTCGGATTTCGTCGAGATGTTCGTCGGCGTCGGCGCAAGCCGCGTGCGCGACATGTTCGAGCAGGCCAAGAAAAGCGCCCCCTGCATCGTCTTCATCGACGAGATCGACGCCGTGGGCCGCGCCCGTGGCGTGGGCATCGGCGGCGGCAATGACGAGCGCGAGCAGACGCTGAACCAGCTTCTGGTCGAGATGGACGGCTTCGAGGCCAACGAAGGCATCATCATCATCGCCGCCACCAACCGCAAGGACGTGCTGGACCCGGCGTTGCTGCGCCCGGGCCGTTTCGACCGCCAGATCCATGTGCCGAACCCCGATATCAAGGGCCGCGAGAAGATCCTCGGCGTCCATTCGCGCAAAGTGCCGGTCGGCCCCGATGTCGACCTGCGCATCATTGCCCGCGGCACGCCCGGCTTCTCGGGCGCCGACCTGATGAACCTGGTGAACGAGGCCGCGCTGGCCGCTGCCCGCATCGGCCGCCGCTTTGTCAGCATGGAAGATTTCGAGAACGCCAAGGACAAGGTCATGCTGGGCGTCGAGCGCCGCAGCATGGTCCTGACCCCCGAGCAGAAGGAAAAGACCGCCTATCACGAGGCCGGCCATGCCATCGTCGGCCTGTCGTTGCCGAAATGCGATCCGGTCTACAAGGCGACGATCATCCCGCGCGGTGGTGCGCTGGGGATGGTGGTGTCGCTGCCCGAGATGGACCGGCTGAACTTCCACAAGGACGAGGCCAAGCAGAAGCTGGCCATGACCATGGCGGGCAAGGCAGCCGAGATCATCAAATACGGCGAAGAAGGCGTGTCTAACGGCCCCGCCGGCGACATCCAGCAGGCCAGCCAGTTGGCCCGCGCCATGGTGATGCGCTGGGGCATGTCTGACAAGGTCGGCAATATCGACTATGCCGAGGCGCATGAGGGCTATAACGGCTCGACCGGTGGCTTCTCGATCTCGGCCTCGACCAAGGAACTGATCGAGCAGGAGGTCCATGACCTGATCGAACAGGGCTATCAGGACGCCCGCCGCATCCTGCTGGAAAAGGACGAGGAATTCGAGCGACTGGCCAAGGGCCTCTTGGAATACGAGACGCTGACCGGCGAAGAGATCGGCAAGGTCATTCGCGGCGAACAGCTGGGCGGCGATGACAACACGCCGGGCAGCTCGATCCCCTCGGTGACCTCGGTGCCGAAGGCGGGCGAGGCGAAGCCCGCCCCCGGTGGCGACCCTGCCCCGGCCTGA
- a CDS encoding chorismate mutase, which produces MSQFDNIPDMTALRARIDALDAELIAMLAERSALIDRAARIKARDGLPARIDDRVEEVVANVCRHAADAGLDPALIEHIWRRLIDAAIDQEDRHLKGEQE; this is translated from the coding sequence ATGAGCCAGTTTGACAACATCCCCGACATGACCGCCCTGCGCGCCCGCATCGACGCGCTGGATGCCGAGCTGATCGCCATGCTGGCCGAACGCAGCGCCCTGATCGACCGGGCGGCGCGGATCAAGGCGCGGGACGGGTTGCCGGCGCGGATCGATGACCGCGTCGAGGAGGTGGTCGCAAACGTCTGCCGTCATGCCGCCGATGCCGGGCTGGACCCCGCTCTGATCGAGCATATCTGGCGCAGGCTGATCGATGCCGCCATAGATCAGGAAGACCGCCATCTGAAGGGAGAGCAGGAATGA